Proteins from a genomic interval of Francisella salimarina:
- the ruvB gene encoding Holliday junction branch migration DNA helicase RuvB produces the protein MIETDRIISANTAQNKDENFIDRAIRPKTLAEYEGQPAVREQMEIFIQAAKSRKDALDHTLIFGPPGLGKTTLSNIIANEMEVELKQTSGPVLEKAGDLAALLTNLEENDVLFIDEIHRLSPVIEEILYPAMEDYQLDIMIGEGPAARSIKIDLPPFTLVGATTRAGLLTSPLRDRFGIIQRLEFYSVDDLAKIVYRSAKLLDLDITDDGANEIAKRSRGTPRIANRLLRRVRDYAQVKASGVISYDIADKALTMLKVDPVGFDHMDHKYLLTLMEKFGGGPVGLDTMAAALSEEKGTIEDVIEPYLIQQGYIMRTARGRIATLLAYNHFKLKIPDSLSSDQQQNLSL, from the coding sequence ATGATAGAAACTGACAGAATAATATCAGCAAATACAGCACAAAATAAAGATGAAAACTTCATTGATAGAGCTATAAGACCAAAAACTTTAGCTGAATATGAAGGTCAGCCTGCAGTACGCGAGCAAATGGAGATTTTCATTCAAGCTGCAAAATCTCGAAAGGATGCGCTTGATCATACTCTTATATTTGGGCCCCCAGGTTTAGGTAAAACAACATTATCAAATATTATTGCCAATGAAATGGAAGTGGAACTTAAGCAAACAAGTGGTCCAGTTTTAGAAAAAGCTGGAGATTTGGCAGCACTTTTGACTAACTTAGAAGAGAACGATGTATTATTTATCGATGAAATACATCGCTTAAGTCCTGTTATTGAAGAAATATTATATCCAGCTATGGAAGATTATCAGCTTGATATTATGATTGGTGAAGGTCCCGCAGCAAGATCAATCAAGATTGATTTACCTCCATTTACATTAGTAGGAGCTACAACTAGAGCAGGGCTTCTGACTTCACCCTTGAGAGATAGGTTCGGTATAATTCAAAGGCTAGAGTTTTACTCAGTTGACGATTTAGCTAAGATAGTTTATCGTTCGGCTAAGCTTTTAGATCTAGATATTACAGACGATGGTGCTAATGAAATTGCTAAACGTTCAAGAGGTACACCAAGAATAGCAAATAGATTACTACGTAGAGTTAGAGATTATGCTCAAGTTAAAGCTTCTGGAGTTATATCTTATGATATTGCTGATAAAGCTCTTACAATGCTAAAAGTTGATCCTGTAGGATTTGATCATATGGATCATAAATATCTACTTACATTAATGGAAAAATTTGGTGGTGGTCCAGTAGGATTAGATACGATGGCAGCTGCACTTAGTGAAGAAAAGGGAACTATTGAAGATGTCATAGAGCCATATTTAATCCAGCAAGGATATATAATGCGTACAGCAAGAGGGCGTATTGCTACTTTGCTAGCATACAATCATTTTAAATTAAAAATACCAGATAGTTTATCATCAGATCAACAACAGAATTTATCTCTTTAA
- a CDS encoding glucosaminidase domain-containing protein gives MNTINLGKYFFVLTIFFINISFASSDKYHLETPPIPAGTYKPDFRDIKDVSEKKKVFIEFMSKEIDEANQELCKQRKTIMKLQEILNSKEDLDENQKTKIKKYTSFYKIWNAKTLQEQVNALVTKVNIAPKSLVIAQAILETGWGTSRFAVDYNNYFGLHCFEENCGVKAKDSDVQVETFKDVGDSILGYYFRLNTGEKFAKFRQVRQANGDTSQLINTLTEYSALEGDEYQNRLNSVIKSNNLDKLKASC, from the coding sequence ATGAATACAATCAATTTAGGCAAGTATTTTTTTGTTTTAACTATATTTTTCATAAATATAAGTTTTGCAAGTTCTGATAAATATCATTTGGAAACTCCTCCAATACCGGCAGGAACTTATAAACCTGACTTTAGAGATATTAAAGATGTATCTGAAAAGAAAAAAGTCTTTATAGAATTTATGTCAAAAGAAATAGATGAAGCTAATCAAGAGTTATGTAAACAAAGAAAAACTATTATGAAACTACAAGAAATTCTTAATAGTAAAGAAGATTTAGATGAAAATCAAAAAACAAAAATTAAAAAATATACTTCCTTCTATAAAATATGGAATGCTAAGACGTTACAAGAGCAAGTTAATGCTTTAGTTACAAAAGTTAATATAGCACCTAAAAGTCTAGTAATTGCTCAAGCAATCCTTGAAACTGGCTGGGGAACATCTAGATTTGCAGTTGACTATAATAATTACTTTGGATTACATTGTTTTGAAGAAAACTGTGGTGTCAAAGCTAAAGATTCAGATGTCCAAGTAGAAACTTTTAAAGATGTTGGAGATAGTATTCTTGGATACTACTTTAGATTAAATACTGGAGAAAAGTTTGCTAAATTTAGACAAGTAAGACAAGCTAATGGCGATACTTCTCAACTCATTAATACTCTGACAGAATACTCTGCGTTAGAGGGAGATGAATATCAAAATAGATTAAATAGTGTAATTAAATCAAATAATTTAGATAAGCTTAAAGCTTCTTGTTAA
- a CDS encoding helix-turn-helix domain-containing protein: protein MSIRIDLARIMLDKQIKSKDLAKAIGITEQNLSILKNEKAKAIRFSTLEAICKYLGCQPGDILIYED from the coding sequence ATGTCTATAAGAATTGACTTAGCAAGAATAATGCTTGATAAACAAATTAAATCTAAAGATTTAGCAAAAGCTATTGGAATTACAGAGCAAAACTTATCAATATTAAAAAACGAAAAAGCAAAAGCTATTAGATTTTCTACTCTAGAAGCAATTTGTAAGTATCTAGGTTGCCAACCAGGAGACATATTAATTTATGAGGATTAA
- a CDS encoding DUF2975 domain-containing protein gives MQNLEKISKFYKNIFRIVFILIVISVVSFWAFAQSEYIPNVTDTAQHYIDQMSQPIALDTRIIGLLVSLIPVSVILYIIALLVKLFTCYEKLEVFSSRVVLIYKRLGWGLVYYFFAQIIFEPLISLTLSYHNPVGERFVSVSIGTNEILALLCGGVIITISKVMQKAHELAEENDLTI, from the coding sequence ATGCAAAACTTAGAAAAAATTAGTAAGTTCTATAAAAATATTTTTAGAATAGTATTTATATTGATAGTAATATCTGTTGTATCATTTTGGGCTTTTGCACAAAGTGAATATATACCTAATGTCACAGATACTGCGCAGCATTATATCGATCAAATGTCACAACCAATAGCTTTAGATACTAGAATTATAGGACTTTTAGTTAGCTTGATACCAGTTTCAGTAATACTTTATATAATCGCTCTTTTAGTCAAATTATTTACGTGTTATGAAAAGCTTGAGGTTTTTTCTTCTAGAGTAGTTTTGATATACAAAAGATTAGGATGGGGGTTGGTATATTATTTTTTTGCTCAAATCATTTTTGAGCCTTTAATATCATTGACTCTAAGTTATCATAATCCTGTAGGTGAACGTTTCGTAAGTGTATCAATTGGTACTAACGAAATTCTAGCATTATTATGTGGGGGAGTGATTATAACAATATCAAAAGTTATGCAAAAAGCTCATGAACTTGCTGAAGAAAATGATTTAACAATTTAA
- a CDS encoding retroviral-like aspartic protease family protein: MLRKILLIFSFCLFMNLSVANKLQNNLKEYNYKALKLENKKEFEAPYILAKVNDRPAYVIFDSGSKGISIFNHSVDQLKLNQESGSEYSSNMVGQKSRIQNVILKKIQIGNVLLKNVKANITNQPKEKLYPVIVIGTDFLARYDAIFDFSANLIYLSKNNLTAKQHHEIGKVLDEESYLLINLTKLLSQHQTIAISIDSNQPVNCLLDTGTSNFTISDKYLQSIDLAPTKPKKTIKATDGTLTVSDIKIKKLVLNPLNLFFQDKVQMVNLEATAANIKIMSKFLGVVCILGYQELKAEKVIYDFSASRIYVKK; the protein is encoded by the coding sequence ATGCTTAGAAAAATTTTATTAATATTTAGCTTTTGTTTATTTATGAATTTATCAGTTGCTAATAAGTTACAAAATAATCTGAAAGAATATAATTACAAAGCACTGAAATTAGAAAATAAAAAAGAGTTTGAAGCACCATATATACTTGCAAAGGTAAACGATAGACCTGCTTATGTGATTTTTGACTCAGGATCAAAAGGAATAAGTATTTTTAATCACTCAGTTGATCAATTAAAGCTTAATCAAGAGAGTGGTTCTGAATATTCATCAAATATGGTAGGACAAAAATCTAGGATTCAAAATGTAATATTAAAAAAAATACAAATAGGAAATGTTTTACTTAAAAATGTCAAAGCTAATATAACCAATCAACCTAAAGAAAAGTTGTATCCAGTAATTGTCATTGGTACAGATTTCTTAGCAAGATATGATGCAATTTTTGATTTTTCAGCAAATTTGATATATCTAAGCAAAAATAACTTAACCGCTAAACAACACCATGAAATAGGAAAGGTATTAGATGAAGAAAGTTATTTATTAATTAACTTAACTAAATTATTATCTCAGCATCAGACAATTGCCATATCAATAGATAGTAATCAACCGGTTAATTGTTTACTTGATACCGGAACTTCTAATTTTACAATTTCAGATAAATATCTGCAGAGCATAGACTTAGCACCAACTAAGCCCAAGAAAACAATTAAGGCAACAGATGGAACATTAACAGTCAGTGATATTAAAATTAAGAAGCTAGTGCTAAACCCTTTAAATCTATTTTTCCAAGATAAAGTTCAAATGGTTAATCTAGAAGCAACAGCTGCAAATATTAAGATTATGAGTAAATTTTTAGGAGTTGTATGCATTTTAGGATATCAGGAGCTAAAGGCAGAAAAAGTAATATATGATTTTTCTGCAAGTAGAATTTATGTCAAGAAATAA
- a CDS encoding MFS transporter, with protein sequence MNIKKSDIFNYAFIAFPVAFASIPIYIFIPEYYHTNFGINLTILSIVLFILRALDAIFDPLIGWYCDRFHYLSKISLVAVVAIFIVGVYVICVPIFSNILLNLSVGIFLSTLAFSYITIFSTTKGALWLKDDNSKSLVISAREISNILGVLIASVLLSVLLTLMPHGRSYFLYAIIAIILILVATIFFFKWINRVNLDNKSKHTIYSFNIKNYIDHFDKDGIFLFVGYTISAVGSTLPAVTIIFFSKYILKTPDLTGLYIFTYFFGAIFFIPIMKKISLKFGIIKTWGYALLFYANIFSFVFALSDGDYILFTLICFISGAGLATELILPNILLAKWIDSYPERKELGNGYYAMLAFITKFSYAIATIITFPLINSSFSSNTENLEISLRFIYCVLPCLCKLLAAGIIFLWYKSLYKYSINK encoded by the coding sequence ATGAATATTAAAAAGTCAGATATTTTTAACTATGCATTTATAGCTTTCCCTGTAGCCTTTGCTAGTATTCCTATATATATATTTATACCTGAATACTACCATACCAATTTTGGAATAAACTTAACTATACTAAGTATAGTTTTATTCATACTAAGAGCATTAGATGCTATATTCGATCCCTTAATTGGTTGGTACTGTGATAGATTTCACTATCTAAGTAAAATTAGTTTGGTAGCTGTAGTTGCTATATTTATAGTTGGAGTATACGTTATATGCGTACCAATATTTTCAAATATTTTACTTAATCTTTCTGTTGGAATTTTTTTATCTACGCTTGCTTTTAGCTATATTACAATATTTTCAACTACAAAAGGGGCTCTTTGGTTAAAAGATGACAATAGTAAATCTTTAGTGATTTCTGCCCGTGAAATTTCTAATATACTAGGTGTATTAATCGCTTCGGTATTACTATCTGTTTTACTTACCTTAATGCCGCATGGAAGAAGCTATTTTTTATATGCTATTATTGCAATAATACTAATCTTAGTAGCTACCATATTTTTCTTTAAATGGATTAATAGAGTTAATCTAGATAATAAATCTAAACATACAATTTATAGTTTCAACATTAAGAATTACATTGATCACTTTGACAAAGATGGTATATTTTTATTTGTCGGATATACAATTAGTGCTGTAGGATCAACTTTACCTGCAGTTACTATCATATTCTTTAGTAAATATATTCTCAAAACACCAGACTTAACTGGACTATATATTTTTACGTATTTTTTTGGGGCAATATTTTTCATTCCTATAATGAAAAAAATCTCTCTTAAATTTGGAATTATTAAAACATGGGGTTATGCTCTTTTATTCTATGCAAATATATTTTCTTTTGTATTTGCTCTATCTGATGGCGATTATATACTCTTTACGTTGATATGTTTTATTTCTGGAGCTGGACTTGCAACTGAATTAATTCTTCCAAATATACTTCTAGCTAAATGGATAGATAGCTATCCAGAGAGAAAAGAACTTGGTAACGGTTATTATGCTATGCTAGCATTTATAACTAAATTTAGTTATGCTATTGCAACAATTATAACATTTCCTCTTATTAACTCCTCATTTTCATCTAATACTGAAAATCTTGAAATATCTCTTAGGTTTATATACTGTGTTCTACCTTGTCTTTGTAAATTGCTAGCTGCTGGAATTATATTTTTATGGTATAAAAGTTTATATAAATATTCTATTAATAAATAA
- a CDS encoding inositol oxygenase family protein, producing MSQTVENTFGEFRNYTDSKFQDRVERTYKDMHINQNLEYVTQMKDKYFKLDLGKMDVYEVFKLLENVHDESDPDNDLPQIEHAYQTAEACQNKFLKSDTELRENALIRSLFRDHEWQSIPKIWQDFYIEKQSLGNLYTHIKDWSWFPLVGFVHDLGKIMTLPEYGQLPQWSTVGDTYPIACPFASANVFSHREFVKDSKDYNNYNTESETHYGKYKKKCGFDNVDMSFGHDEYIYKVFEQGSDIPYEGLYLLRYHSFYPWHTPQTRGHAYQELANEKDWLLLPLLKAFQKADLYSKLPELPPKEILEKKYKSLLDKWVPNKKINW from the coding sequence ATGTCTCAAACAGTAGAAAATACATTTGGCGAATTTCGTAACTATACAGATAGTAAATTCCAAGATCGTGTAGAAAGAACATATAAAGATATGCATATCAATCAAAATCTTGAATATGTTACTCAAATGAAGGATAAATACTTCAAACTTGATTTGGGAAAAATGGATGTTTACGAAGTATTTAAGCTTTTAGAAAACGTTCATGATGAAAGTGATCCAGACAACGATCTTCCACAAATTGAACATGCCTATCAAACAGCAGAAGCTTGCCAAAATAAGTTCTTAAAAAGTGATACTGAACTTAGAGAAAATGCTTTAATTAGATCACTATTTAGAGATCACGAGTGGCAAAGTATTCCTAAAATTTGGCAAGATTTTTATATTGAAAAACAAAGTCTAGGAAATCTGTATACCCATATTAAAGACTGGTCTTGGTTCCCTCTAGTTGGTTTTGTGCATGATTTAGGCAAAATTATGACATTACCAGAATATGGTCAATTACCTCAATGGTCAACTGTTGGTGATACATATCCTATTGCTTGCCCTTTTGCTTCTGCTAATGTTTTTTCTCATAGGGAGTTTGTCAAGGACTCTAAAGATTATAATAACTATAATACCGAATCTGAAACTCATTATGGAAAATATAAGAAAAAATGTGGCTTTGATAATGTTGATATGAGTTTTGGCCATGATGAATATATTTATAAAGTTTTCGAGCAAGGTAGTGATATACCGTATGAAGGATTATATCTTCTACGATATCACTCATTTTATCCATGGCACACTCCTCAAACTAGAGGACATGCTTATCAAGAACTTGCTAATGAAAAAGATTGGCTATTACTACCTCTATTAAAAGCTTTCCAGAAAGCTGATTTATATTCGAAACTGCCTGAACTACCACCCAAAGAGATTTTAGAGAAAAAATATAAAAGCCTGTTAGATAAATGGGTTCCAAATAAAAAAATTAACTGGTAA
- a CDS encoding sugar porter family MFS transporter, with product MRQNHHKSSKLYVIIIVAVAAIGGLLFGFDTSIIAGATPFIQQDFLAEHWQLEMVVSFCVLGAFFGALASGYFTDKFGRKKVMISTSLLFIVGTLVASLAPNIESLVLGRFMLGSAIGVASYAVPLFIAEVAPASKRGSLVLWNGAFLTGGQVIAFIVDYFLTSSGSWRIMIATGLVPAIMLFVGMCFMPYSPKWLFSKGRKQEAHETLTKIRENANDVSEELSAIQNNLEKATKPKFSAIFNKKIRPVLYIGLALGIFQQFFGINTVMYYGPYIMENIGFNGSEMQMLMTLSLGLVNFIATIITIMFIDRLGRRKFLLLGSAMAALSLFSMIYLLNNVTSSTVAILALICLLIYIVGYCISVGSLFWLIISEIFPLSVRGSAMSFVASIQWLANFIVAATFLTILTKLGVSFTFGIYACVASLAFIVTYLFVPETKGVDLETIENNLNKGIKTRYLGKEIID from the coding sequence ATGCGACAAAATCATCATAAATCATCGAAACTTTATGTAATTATTATTGTTGCAGTAGCTGCAATTGGTGGATTACTATTTGGCTTTGATACATCTATAATAGCTGGCGCTACGCCATTTATTCAACAAGATTTCTTAGCTGAGCATTGGCAATTAGAAATGGTTGTCAGTTTCTGTGTTCTAGGAGCCTTTTTTGGAGCTCTTGCTAGTGGTTATTTTACCGACAAATTTGGCCGTAAAAAAGTAATGATTTCTACCAGTTTGTTATTTATAGTAGGCACTCTGGTGGCATCGTTAGCTCCAAATATAGAATCATTAGTCCTTGGCAGATTTATGTTGGGATCTGCTATTGGTGTAGCATCTTACGCAGTGCCTTTATTTATTGCTGAAGTTGCTCCAGCTTCTAAAAGAGGCTCATTAGTTCTTTGGAATGGAGCATTTCTTACAGGTGGCCAAGTTATAGCATTTATTGTTGATTATTTTCTAACAAGCAGCGGTAGTTGGCGTATTATGATAGCTACAGGACTAGTACCAGCAATTATGCTATTTGTAGGTATGTGTTTCATGCCCTACTCACCTAAATGGTTATTTTCTAAAGGAAGAAAGCAAGAGGCTCACGAGACACTTACAAAAATTAGAGAAAATGCAAATGATGTCTCAGAAGAATTATCTGCCATTCAAAATAATTTAGAAAAAGCAACTAAACCTAAGTTCTCTGCAATTTTTAATAAAAAAATTAGACCAGTTCTATATATAGGTTTAGCTCTTGGGATATTTCAACAATTTTTTGGTATAAATACAGTAATGTACTATGGGCCATATATAATGGAAAATATAGGTTTTAATGGAAGTGAAATGCAGATGCTTATGACCCTTTCTTTAGGACTCGTTAACTTCATAGCTACAATTATAACTATAATGTTTATTGACAGATTAGGTAGAAGAAAATTCCTACTACTTGGATCCGCTATGGCTGCTTTGAGTCTGTTTAGCATGATTTATTTGCTTAATAATGTTACAAGTAGTACTGTCGCAATATTAGCCTTAATTTGTCTTTTAATATATATTGTGGGATATTGTATTAGTGTTGGTTCTCTTTTCTGGCTAATTATTTCGGAGATTTTTCCCTTAAGTGTTAGAGGGTCTGCGATGAGTTTTGTTGCGTCAATACAGTGGTTAGCTAATTTTATTGTTGCTGCTACATTTTTAACTATTTTAACAAAACTAGGCGTTTCATTTACTTTCGGGATATATGCATGCGTAGCCAGCTTAGCGTTTATTGTAACATATCTTTTTGTTCCAGAAACAAAAGGAGTTGATTTAGAAACTATTGAAAACAACCTGAATAAAGGTATAAAAACGAGATATTTAGGTAAAGAAATTATTGATTAA
- the uxaC gene encoding glucuronate isomerase, with product MLNDNVLMPADKTTRDLALEIYNHIKDLPIISPHGHTDPKWFDENLAFENPVELLIKPDHYIFRMFYSQGLSLEDFGISRKDDKPVETDPKKIWKKVAENWYLFRGTQVGLWFDAQLKDVFNYNKPFNLETADELYEHIDNCLKQKDFLPREICKKFNIKVIATTDDVADDLHHHKNIASSNFECKVVPTFRPDSVTNPELHPVHKNIKKLAKKLNKNIETYDDFIKILAERREFFKANGATASDHGITIPKTYDLDKIERRNLFKKIITNVASDKDKRVFSGQMLTEMAKMATNDGLVMQIHAGVFRNHNTRIQRKFGNDRGCDIPLKCDFVNGLHPLLSKVGNNRNFRTVLFTMDESTYTRELAPLAGHYPSVFLGPAWWFNDSAEGMKRFRHAVTETAGFYNCSGFIDDTRALLSIPVRHDIARRVDAVYLAEMALQGRLSKKDALDIAYDITYTQSIKIFNMSHLLG from the coding sequence ATGTTAAACGATAACGTATTAATGCCGGCAGATAAAACAACTAGAGATCTAGCTCTAGAGATTTATAATCATATTAAAGATTTACCAATAATTAGTCCTCATGGCCATACCGATCCAAAATGGTTTGATGAAAATCTAGCCTTTGAAAACCCAGTTGAACTACTTATAAAACCAGATCATTATATTTTTAGAATGTTTTATTCACAAGGCTTAAGCCTTGAGGATTTTGGCATATCTAGAAAAGATGATAAGCCAGTTGAAACTGACCCTAAGAAAATATGGAAAAAAGTGGCAGAAAACTGGTACCTTTTTAGAGGCACACAAGTTGGTCTATGGTTTGATGCTCAACTCAAAGATGTATTTAACTACAACAAACCTTTTAATCTTGAAACTGCTGATGAATTATATGAACATATAGATAATTGTTTAAAGCAGAAAGATTTCCTTCCTCGTGAGATATGTAAAAAATTCAATATAAAGGTTATTGCTACTACAGATGACGTAGCTGATGATTTGCATCATCATAAAAATATTGCTAGCTCTAATTTCGAATGTAAAGTAGTTCCAACTTTTCGTCCTGATAGTGTGACCAACCCAGAACTTCACCCTGTCCATAAGAATATAAAAAAATTAGCCAAGAAACTAAATAAAAATATAGAAACCTATGACGATTTTATTAAAATATTAGCGGAGAGACGAGAGTTTTTTAAGGCTAATGGTGCCACAGCTTCAGATCATGGTATAACTATACCTAAAACATATGATTTAGATAAAATAGAGCGTCGTAACCTATTCAAAAAAATAATTACAAATGTTGCTTCAGATAAAGATAAGCGTGTATTCAGTGGACAAATGTTAACCGAAATGGCAAAAATGGCGACTAATGACGGTCTTGTAATGCAAATTCATGCTGGAGTTTTTAGAAACCATAACACAAGAATTCAAAGAAAATTTGGTAATGACAGAGGTTGCGACATTCCATTAAAGTGTGATTTTGTAAATGGCCTTCACCCTCTTTTAAGTAAAGTAGGTAATAATCGCAACTTTAGGACAGTTTTATTTACTATGGATGAGTCAACCTATACTAGAGAATTAGCACCATTAGCTGGACATTACCCAAGTGTGTTTTTAGGTCCTGCTTGGTGGTTTAATGATTCTGCTGAAGGTATGAAAAGATTTCGTCATGCTGTAACTGAAACTGCTGGCTTTTATAATTGTTCAGGATTCATTGATGATACGCGAGCTCTGCTGTCCATACCAGTAAGACATGATATCGCTAGACGTGTTGATGCTGTTTATTTAGCTGAAATGGCTCTACAGGGAAGACTATCTAAAAAAGATGCTTTAGATATTGCTTACGATATCACATATACACAATCTATAAAGATATTTAATATGAGTCATCTATTAGGATAA
- the eda gene encoding bifunctional 4-hydroxy-2-oxoglutarate aldolase/2-dehydro-3-deoxy-phosphogluconate aldolase encodes MPTGEILKNNPIIPVVSADTIQEANAILEKVREKKLNIVEFTLRTPNSLEVVKKVIESNRDLIIGIGTITNIELFRKARFLEADFYVSPGANHELLKFAQEHNLKYLPGAVTPFEIMTVMSYGFRTIKFFPAEAFGGVKLLKNYRAVFPEVKFCATGGINTQNQQEYLDQENVIAIGSSSLI; translated from the coding sequence ATGCCTACAGGTGAGATTCTTAAAAATAATCCTATTATTCCAGTAGTTTCTGCAGACACTATTCAAGAGGCAAATGCTATTTTAGAAAAGGTAAGGGAAAAAAAGCTTAATATAGTTGAATTCACTCTTAGAACACCCAACTCTCTAGAAGTTGTAAAAAAAGTAATAGAGTCAAATAGAGATTTAATTATTGGTATAGGAACGATAACTAATATAGAACTTTTTAGAAAAGCTCGTTTTCTTGAAGCTGATTTTTATGTCTCTCCAGGAGCTAATCATGAATTACTAAAGTTCGCTCAAGAACATAATCTCAAATATCTACCAGGCGCTGTAACACCTTTTGAAATCATGACTGTTATGAGCTATGGTTTTAGAACTATTAAGTTTTTTCCAGCAGAAGCATTTGGAGGAGTTAAACTCTTAAAAAATTATAGAGCAGTTTTCCCTGAGGTCAAATTTTGTGCAACAGGAGGAATTAATACTCAAAACCAACAAGAATACTTAGATCAAGAGAATGTTATTGCTATAGGAAGTTCATCGTTAATATAA
- a CDS encoding sugar kinase: MNQSKLLAIGECMLELSGQAQLDSQVKLNFGGDVLNTALYYARLNGDVSFLTALGDDNLSNQMINKWNDENIDTLKVLKIKDKVPGLYAIQTDNLGERSFYYWREQAPIKDIFYHLSKEELDKYCKEYDYLYFSGISLSRWDNRQLEIFANWLKDFRSSGDDKEIIFDLNYRPKCWKSKQQTKELLEKVLKYVTIVLTTFDDEELLFDDVNYQKTLDRYNRFNIPIVIIKHGKNPTLLQYQNKINLVKANKVVTPVDTTAAGDSFNAAFLAAFINNLGLQASIEFAQDFAAEIIQHNGAIIDKKYTDKYLNKLKELTNAYR; this comes from the coding sequence ATGAATCAAAGTAAGCTTTTAGCTATTGGCGAATGTATGCTTGAGTTAAGCGGTCAAGCTCAGCTAGACTCACAAGTAAAATTAAATTTTGGAGGCGATGTTCTAAATACTGCTCTATATTATGCTAGATTAAACGGTGATGTCTCTTTTTTAACAGCCCTAGGCGATGATAACTTATCAAACCAAATGATAAATAAATGGAATGATGAAAATATTGATACATTAAAAGTTTTAAAAATAAAAGATAAAGTCCCAGGCTTGTATGCTATACAAACAGATAATCTCGGAGAAAGAAGTTTTTATTATTGGCGTGAGCAAGCTCCTATTAAAGATATTTTTTATCATTTATCCAAAGAAGAGTTGGATAAGTATTGTAAAGAGTATGATTATTTATATTTTTCAGGTATCTCCCTCTCAAGATGGGACAATAGGCAGTTAGAAATATTTGCAAACTGGTTAAAAGATTTTAGAAGCTCAGGTGATGATAAGGAGATAATTTTTGATTTAAATTATCGCCCTAAATGCTGGAAATCCAAACAACAGACTAAAGAGCTTTTAGAAAAAGTACTAAAGTATGTAACGATAGTTTTAACAACTTTTGATGACGAAGAGTTACTTTTTGACGATGTTAATTACCAAAAAACCTTAGACAGATATAATAGATTCAATATTCCAATAGTCATTATAAAACACGGTAAAAATCCAACTCTATTACAATATCAAAACAAAATTAATTTAGTAAAAGCTAACAAGGTAGTTACCCCAGTTGATACGACTGCAGCAGGAGATAGTTTTAATGCTGCTTTCTTAGCTGCTTTTATTAATAATTTGGGCTTACAAGCAAGTATTGAATTCGCACAAGATTTTGCTGCAGAAATAATACAACATAATGGAGCCATAATTGATAAAAAATATACGGATAAGTACTTAAATAAATTAAAGGAGTTAACAAATGCCTACAGGTGA